In one window of Helianthus annuus cultivar XRQ/B chromosome 17, HanXRQr2.0-SUNRISE, whole genome shotgun sequence DNA:
- the LOC110925081 gene encoding pollen-specific leucine-rich repeat extensin-like protein 3, which yields MVSSSDTGVSDTLDPMAVVSDDEIPSEGEVYTSDTTGTDEDDFQPFALPDFGDDIPIADGPFGEDLPLIQVPAPLPFAAVPLEDLPPDEFADDDIDLFLEGPLEGDQDGVALMDADVPLADDPVVDPVVPLAEIPADVHIADPVVPVEAPIEEAPFDPFGPYSFESVASASLHAQGVQLYSSDSNSDMAMFVAPLVPLDVDPDPEVEVLPDEPAPVGLEPVVAHDPIDAPAVAHFPDTLPKPDHVAIPDITPPVIVAPVVLPSVSDVSAIDAPIIAPVVPVSAPVHADHAPFATHINPRYADTRNGWIEDDDDYPPFVLPVTPPVAPISAPIDVPFYHPHISDVHRTDLPITFLQDIPPPRPGEGSSR from the coding sequence aTGGTTTCTTCTTCCGACACGGGAGTATCAGACACATTGGACCCCATGGCGGTCGTATCAGACGATGAGATACCATCCGAGGGAGAGGTTTACACTTCAGACACTACTGGCACAGATGAGGATGATTTTCAGCCGTTTGCTCTTCCTGATTTTGGGGATGATATTCCTATTGCTGATGGCCCTTTCGGCGAGGACCTACCTCTTATTCAGGTCCCTGCTCCTCTACCGTTCGCCGCAGTTCCTCTCGAGGATCTGCCACCTGATGAGTTCGCTGATGATGACATCGATTTGTTCCTAGAGGGTCCCCTAGAGGGTGACCAGGATGGTGTGGCCCTCATGGATGCCGATGTCCCTCTTGCTGATGATCCCGTTGTCGACCCTGTCGTTCCCCTGGCTGAGATTCCTGCTGATGTGCACATTGCTGATCCTGTTGTTCCAGTCGAGGCTCCCATTGAGGAGGCTCCTTTTGATCCGTTTGGTCCTTATTCTTTCGAGTCTGTAGCGTCTGCTTCACTACACGCCCAGGGCGTACAACTCTATTCCTCTGACTCCAACTCAGACATGGCGATGTTTGTTGCGCCCCTCGTTCCCCTCGACGTTGACCCAGATCCGGAGGTCGAGGTTTTACCTGATGAGCCTGCTCCAGTTGGTCTGGAGCCGGTCGTTGCTCATGACCCCATTGATGCCCCAGCTGTTGCACATTTTCCAGACACTTTACCTAAGCCTGATCACGTCGCTATACCAGACATAACACCACCCGTCATTGTTGCGCCCGTCGTTTTACCATCGGTTTCTGATGTTTCTGCTATTGATGCACCCATTATTGCACCGGTAGTACCTGTTTCAGCCCCTGTGCATGCTGACCATGCACCGTTTGCCACTCACATTAATCCTCGTTATGCTgacacccgtaacgggtggatCGAGGATGATGATGACTACCCACCTTTTGTACTACCCGTCACTCCTCCCGTAGCACCTATTTCCGCACCTATTGATGTTCCATTTTACCACCCACACATCTCTGATGTTCATCGCACCGACCTTCCCATCACATTCCTCCAGGACATTCCGCCACCTCGTCCTGGGGAGGGCTCATCGAGGTAG